The segment ACAAGCCAAGCTGGAACTGACAGAAGCTACTAAGAGTGCTCGTGCGGTTACGCGTTTTGTAAGATAATAGTAAAAGCTTATATTTATTGTCTATTTCAGCATCTTCAACGTGATTAAGACCTGACTCTTTCATCAGCATTGTCTTTTGCTTGTCCTATGGCATACTAATCTCAAACTTCAcagagaaaaatattatttaactcCTAGAAGATAGGCATGAGACTTGCACGAGTAGCATCACCTTCATCTTGCCTCTCTTTCCTACAAGGTGTATATATGTACTGACCTGTTAGGCAAAATGAAAAAAGCATAACAAACATCTCTAGCTCTCTCAAAATTTTCTCTCTAATCAATAACAAAGAGCTTAAGCTTCAAAAACAAATGGCACTCTCTTTCAACGTTCGCTCTAACAGCTTACCATCTAGATCTCACCCGCAAGCCGCTCATGTCGATGAGCAGTTGGCCCGTTTGAGATCTTCTGAGGAAGCTTCAACATCTTCCATCTGCAAAAGAATCGACAACCTTCAAGAGCTACACGAGTCTCTTGACAAGCTCATTCGCTTACCTTTTACCCAACAGGCACTAGCACAAGTACAGAACAAGATATTCGTCGAACAGCTTCTTGATGGATCTCTCAGGATCTTGGACTATTGCAACGTTTCCAAGGATGTTTTGTCGCAGATGAAAGAGGGTCTCATCGAGATCCAATCTATTCTACGAAGAAAGCAAGGTGATCTATCAGGAGAGGTCAGGAAATACTTAGCCTCAAGAAAGTCCCTCAAGAAGACATTCCCGAAAATACAAAAGTCTCTCAGTGTTGCACGAGAAGGAGAGTCTTTGGCTGTCTTTGGAGAAGCAGAAGCTATCAcagtttctttgtttgattcTCTTTTTAGCTACATGTTTGGATCAAAGGCTTGTGGAAAATGGTCAGTCGTCTCAAAGCTAATGAGCAAGAAGAAAGTTACAGCCGAAGCTCAAGTAAACGAATTCACTAGGGTTGATTATGAATTTCAGTCTGGAAAGACCTTGAAGATAGAAGATGTTCAGATCCTAGTGTCATGTATTCAAGATCTTGAAGATGGAGTTGAATCAGTTTCGAAGTCATTGATCAAATATAGAGTTTCATTTCTTAACACATTAGGCCACTAAAGGGTACAATTTTGTCACAAGGGAAAAGATACTAGAATCTTATTCAAGTCTCATTTCTGTAcatctttatttatttgatcTCGGACTGTTTAACCCAATCAAAGAACAAGATAACTCTAGAAACAAGACGTTCACAGTTTTAACTTTCAACTTTTCACCTAATGGTTAACGATTAggttaataactttttttttggaactttaATTAGGTTAATAACTTCTATCCACCTAAATGACGCTGtctcaattatttatttaaataagatCACTGATTAGCGAGATTATCAAATTTCAAACGTTTTCTGTACGTACCTAATTATAATATTTCGGCATCGCCATACGCCACGTAattagtctggaccacttctgtgAGGATAATATAtcctatataattaaaaaaaattataatatgtaaTGTCTGTATGGTGGGAAACATTTGTAGTGTATTTTGTGTACTTTCACGTGTTTTTTTGGTAACTGTTGCTTTCACATGTTAGAACAACGTATATGGATCTTGCCCATCTGATATCTTAAATCCACACGTTTTCTGCTGTTAATAAGTCGTTCGTGTCCGTGTTGCGGGAAGCAACGTAAATGATGcaaaaagaaactaaagaacTTTTGAGCTCCGTGTGCATGCACATGTCAAAATCGATGGATAAGGATCTTGTCTCATTAACGGTCGtgtaattttaaactttttataattttatctttttgttaaagaaaactTTGATAATTGGAGAAATGTctcatatctttttatatattggGAAAGtcacataaataatattaaaaatatttatcacaaATAACACTGaatcttcaaaatatcattCATCCAACAAAGAAAAAGACTAAGATAATGTTATTAGTTGTAGATGTTAAACTCAATTCCAACAGTTTTAAAATGTGAAATCTTTTGAATGATTCATTGATGATTTATATCTCTTTCTTAAGTAATCTTAaacctttttattattttttcataagtAATCTTAAGTAATCTTAAACATATGCCTTATCCTAACTCTAATTccctaaatatattaaatcataaactttaaTCACTAAATTTTAGACCcagatataaaatataacttaattgtataatatatcatttaaatattttaaattttgttttagatgTATTTCAGTAATCATATGGCTAAATGTGTTTCCTttcaaaaaattacaaattttattttaaataaatttacaaaaattatgaATGCAAAGGGTAAAAtcaataacttttaaaaattcaaatattgtTTGTTTCTTAGAATTCAGTAATTATTACTTTAACTAAGTACACAACTTAACAAAAATCAGAACTTAACTATTTCATGATATACAAAATTAGATGCTACAATTAATTATTCTAAAGTTCTAAATGAAATGATGTGCTCTTTGTATATCAGAGTCCTCAGTGAGTTTTACTATATATGTACATGgctaactttataaatattaatttcaataataatttcaaagttTATAGTTTTCTGAAGAATCATATGTGGTACAATGTATTGAATCGATTGGTGTTTTTTAGGAATTCAAAGTATTTGTAATCAGTTTTAAGAACTATTAAATTTACATGATCATCAAAAGAATACAATCTGGAGGCTCAGACTTGCATGATGGGTTCATCCACCTGCAATATGGCGCTTTTTTGCCGTTTTTGAACCATCTCTCAGAAAAAAATATCCCAATAGACCACTTGCAATTTAAACTTATATCCCAATAGACCACTTGCGATTTAAACTTACTAACAGACTAGTTATCTAGTAATTCTGTTCTTGAAGAATGCCTCTTAAAGAGTTAGCCAACAGTTATCTGAGTTATAATAGCGGGAAGACTTGACCTCAGAGAAATGGATGGTTTTGTATTAAAAGCAACGAGTGCGAAGCATCCTCTATATTACGGTGGCTGCGAGCACAAAGTtagatgatgtttgttttccaaaacataataaaaattaaaaaaaacaattatagaaAGTAACTGATGCAGATGTACATGTACATGAACATATTGGTAGAATATTGAATAccacttttgatttttttccttaaaaattgatttatgCATATGTACTATATagtccatttaaaaaaaacatttaaatatttatgacaaAATTAGTCAACTACTGGGTACAAATCAAAtgcttatttttaataaatctatattattacatacataaatataataaaataagacatcatatttaactattttgataaaatgatgttgtaaatttattataattctttttagtttaaaactaattaatagaaatgaattaaattattaatatggATCCATGCGTAGCGTGGAcagaaatttagttttaataacaAATGCTTATAATCATGCTTGTGTAATAATAACTAGATTCTTATTGTTAATATTCATTTAAGTTTCAACAATAAATGTTGAAAGAATAATTTGATTAACTGTAAAAACTAAACATTTCTCAAAATGAATAATTACAATGTGTTTGgaattaaaaaaagttataatatcaatatcttttaatatttccgagatattacaatatatttaacTTGTATATATGGGAGTATGTTTTGTAAGGATTAGAAAATCAAGGTTGTTGCAGTCGCATTACTagaataaataattagtttaacctataaatttattaaattaaatatgatgGATTAGAAAATACATCTATATAAGTTACTTAAATTAGAGAATTGATTTCAAGATCATTAATACTGTTAACATAAACATTGAAGACAAGGAACATTGTTTCGCCGagaactatatataaatatatgtgttGAGCTCTTATCTCCTTTaacatttcattttcttaaagCATTCTTAGTTATAAAAGTTAATTGTTAGAAGTTTAGTAAAATGGATCCCGATATGATGATAGAAAAAGTGTTAACAGACACCGATCTGTCCACACAGGGTTGGCTGATTTTACCAACACAGAAGATCGAGAATATAGAAAAGAACCTGGGATTTACGTTACCCCGAAATGGTGCTCAAGTGGAAATTCTGGACAATGACAAGTCCTATTGGGTAAATCTTAATAAAAACAAAGCTGGTTATCATATCGGAGATGGGTGGAACAAAATCAGAGATGAAAGAGATCTCAAAACAGGCGATGTCATCCAATTATATtggaaagaaacaaaattcaTTTTCTCGATGTGGTGAgtcttcttttatttatttataagtagagtttttttttttgaaatgtgaaaattatttttctgcgtgtatttttttttttaattttaatttttttgctttttcgAAAATTTATCTCTCATTGATTACACATCTTATTGGTtgatatttacatatatatatatatatatatatatatatatatattgttttactGAACCCTttaaagaagattttttttgatGATCCTGGTATCCGGATGTTTCCGAGAGAGATTCGATTATCGCCTAATGACTGTCCACCAGAAATCTAGACTTAGTCTGCCGGGGAGCTCGCCGCCTAGTGCTTTTTGTG is part of the Raphanus sativus cultivar WK10039 chromosome 5, ASM80110v3, whole genome shotgun sequence genome and harbors:
- the LOC108860389 gene encoding uncharacterized protein LOC108860389; translated protein: MALSFNVRSNSLPSRSHPQAAHVDEQLARLRSSEEASTSSICKRIDNLQELHESLDKLIRLPFTQQALAQVQNKIFVEQLLDGSLRILDYCNVSKDVLSQMKEGLIEIQSILRRKQGDLSGEVRKYLASRKSLKKTFPKIQKSLSVAREGESLAVFGEAEAITVSLFDSLFSYMFGSKACGKWSVVSKLMSKKKVTAEAQVNEFTRVDYEFQSGKTLKIEDVQILVSCIQDLEDGVESVSKSLIKYRVSFLNTLGH